From Gemmatimonadota bacterium, a single genomic window includes:
- a CDS encoding HNH endonuclease — protein sequence MVSEHVLVLNQNYEPLSVCTARRAVILVFLRKAEIIDNYADPVRGVYTLFDRPSIVRLVNFVRIPRKGIMLSRKNILKRDGHQCQYCSTTRGPLTVDHVLPRYLGGRD from the coding sequence ATGGTAAGCGAACATGTCCTCGTTCTGAACCAGAACTACGAGCCTTTGAGTGTTTGTACGGCAAGACGGGCGGTCATTCTCGTTTTTCTGCGCAAGGCGGAGATCATTGACAATTATGCGGACCCGGTGCGGGGCGTTTACACGCTGTTCGACCGGCCCAGTATCGTCCGGCTCGTGAACTTCGTCCGCATACCCCGCAAGGGCATCATGCTGTCCCGCAAGAACATCCTCAAGCGCGACGGCCACCAGTGCCAGTACTGCAGTACGACGAGAGGACCCCTGACCGTGGATCACGTCCTGCCCAGGTATCTGGGCGGTAGGGACAG
- a CDS encoding site-specific DNA-methyltransferase, whose product MSDSISKFQTLLRELFQFDCADLDFGIYRIMNHKRDEIERFITVDLPVNVKEELNRGALAEQAQAAAELEETAQQIRTTLTQDAIDADGNLVKFQDADIGKRYLELREKAHGGGNRDALESVVFNHLYAFFSRYYQEGDFISKPRYSKRHRYAIPYNGEEVHLHWANKDQYYVKTGENFRDYSFQVRDVTVHFKLQAADVEQDNVKGDKRFFFPSNVEPTWDGNNRRLQIGFEFRPLTAQEEITYSKRNQQDAILAEAVEKIPGRLEQAPAALSALMTERRENGDSKPVTVLEHHLKQYTRRNTSDFFIHKDLKGFLDNELDFYLKNEVLILDEVETGGEERAEGWFQIMRMIRSVGRQIIEFLNQIENFQKLLWEKRKFITETQYCISVGHVDQCFYEEVSKCEAQWEEWKTLALLDIGENHTDLFNLTNDYVGKRVEFLQNRPTLPLDTKHFDEDFVDRLLGSFEDLDGMTGGLLIHGENWQALNQLSRMYMGQFKCVHIDPPYNTQTSGFLYKNGYQHSSWLAMMQNRIAATVPLLAQDGSFLCHIDENEYERLYLMVDGFPIRDSGTVVWDKRNPMTGGGGIAIQHEYVIWRSDSTEAFNLRNQSVISILNKAKELVSLNGGLTPESKRSFSKWVVSNPALSGGERAYRFLDENGHVFQSVSLRAPEPRQDPKFHVPLIHPVTGQPCPVPPNGFSRTPETLQRMIEKGEIIFGSDHTTQPRQKRFLTEDSRRQFTSIIQDATRGKLDLKNLNLEDFPYCHSVRFYEGLLAAATPENDSAVLDYFAGSGTTGHAVINLNREDGGQRTFILVEMGDHFDTVLLPRIKKVTFTPEWKDGKPKRMATQEEANRSPSIIKYMRLESYEDALNNIDFAERSGQNALQFNDYLLKYMLRWETKHCSTLLNVENLTQPFNYTLNFHVDGQIRQRIADIPETFNYLIGLRVDTRRVYNSDDRRYLVYRGQIEQRRVVVIWRETQHWNNADLTRDKAFVDELRLAEGADEVYVNGDSLIREANALEPEFKRRMFAGAQM is encoded by the coding sequence ATGTCTGACTCAATCAGTAAATTTCAAACACTACTAAGAGAACTGTTTCAGTTCGACTGCGCTGATCTAGATTTCGGCATCTACCGTATCATGAATCACAAGAGAGATGAGATCGAACGGTTTATCACGGTGGATCTGCCAGTTAATGTCAAAGAGGAATTGAATCGTGGAGCACTAGCCGAGCAAGCTCAAGCAGCAGCTGAACTAGAAGAAACCGCACAGCAGATCAGAACCACTTTGACACAGGACGCGATTGACGCCGATGGAAATCTGGTCAAATTTCAGGACGCGGATATCGGTAAAAGGTACCTCGAGCTAAGGGAGAAGGCACATGGCGGTGGCAACCGGGATGCTCTCGAATCAGTAGTCTTCAATCACCTATATGCCTTCTTCAGTCGCTACTACCAGGAAGGCGATTTCATCTCAAAGCCCCGCTACTCCAAGCGCCACCGATACGCGATTCCCTACAACGGCGAAGAGGTCCATTTACACTGGGCCAATAAGGACCAGTATTACGTTAAGACCGGCGAAAACTTCCGAGATTACTCGTTTCAAGTACGCGATGTAACCGTGCATTTCAAACTTCAAGCGGCCGACGTGGAGCAGGACAACGTCAAGGGTGACAAGAGGTTTTTCTTTCCCAGCAACGTGGAACCAACCTGGGACGGAAACAACAGACGGCTCCAGATTGGTTTTGAATTCCGTCCGCTTACCGCGCAGGAGGAAATCACCTACAGCAAAAGAAACCAGCAGGATGCTATTCTCGCCGAAGCAGTTGAAAAGATACCTGGTCGGCTTGAACAGGCCCCCGCTGCATTGAGTGCACTAATGACAGAGAGACGTGAAAACGGGGATAGCAAGCCGGTAACTGTCCTTGAACACCACTTGAAGCAGTATACCCGCCGCAACACCTCGGACTTCTTCATCCACAAGGATCTCAAGGGATTTCTCGACAACGAACTCGATTTCTATCTCAAGAACGAAGTACTGATCCTCGACGAAGTAGAGACGGGTGGAGAAGAACGTGCTGAAGGATGGTTTCAGATAATGAGGATGATCCGTTCTGTAGGCCGTCAGATAATCGAATTCCTGAATCAGATCGAGAATTTCCAGAAATTGCTTTGGGAAAAGCGCAAGTTCATCACTGAAACGCAGTATTGTATATCGGTCGGACATGTTGACCAATGTTTCTATGAAGAAGTCTCTAAATGCGAGGCGCAGTGGGAGGAATGGAAAACGCTGGCCCTTCTCGATATCGGCGAAAATCACACGGACCTGTTTAATCTGACCAATGACTATGTAGGTAAACGTGTAGAGTTCCTGCAGAATCGCCCGACGCTTCCTCTCGATACGAAGCACTTCGACGAGGACTTTGTCGATCGCCTGTTAGGCAGTTTCGAGGATCTGGACGGCATGACGGGCGGGCTGTTGATCCACGGCGAGAACTGGCAGGCGTTGAATCAGTTGTCAAGAATGTACATGGGTCAGTTTAAATGTGTGCATATAGATCCGCCATACAACACACAGACAAGCGGGTTTCTCTACAAAAACGGATACCAGCATTCGAGTTGGCTTGCTATGATGCAAAATCGTATCGCTGCAACAGTCCCGTTACTTGCACAGGATGGTTCCTTCCTGTGCCACATTGACGAGAACGAGTATGAACGACTGTACCTTATGGTGGACGGGTTTCCAATTAGAGATTCCGGTACAGTTGTGTGGGATAAGAGAAATCCCATGACAGGCGGTGGTGGTATCGCAATCCAACATGAATATGTTATCTGGAGATCCGATTCTACCGAAGCATTCAATCTTCGGAACCAGTCTGTCATTAGCATTTTAAACAAAGCAAAGGAACTCGTATCACTGAATGGTGGACTTACGCCTGAATCCAAACGATCGTTTTCGAAGTGGGTAGTTAGTAACCCGGCACTTAGTGGTGGTGAAAGAGCCTACCGTTTTTTGGATGAAAATGGTCACGTGTTTCAAAGCGTTAGCCTTAGGGCACCCGAACCACGTCAAGATCCTAAATTCCATGTTCCACTGATTCATCCGGTAACAGGCCAGCCATGTCCCGTCCCTCCGAATGGTTTCTCACGTACTCCTGAAACTCTTCAGCGTATGATCGAGAAGGGAGAGATCATTTTTGGTAGTGACCACACAACCCAACCGAGGCAGAAACGTTTTTTGACGGAAGACTCAAGAAGGCAATTCACGTCCATCATTCAAGACGCTACTCGTGGCAAATTGGATTTGAAAAACTTAAACTTGGAGGATTTTCCCTATTGCCATTCGGTGCGTTTCTACGAGGGCTTGTTAGCAGCGGCTACACCTGAAAACGATAGCGCTGTCCTTGATTATTTTGCAGGCTCGGGAACTACTGGTCACGCAGTCATAAATCTTAACAGAGAAGACGGTGGCCAGCGTACGTTTATCCTTGTCGAGATGGGCGATCACTTCGACACAGTGCTACTGCCACGCATTAAAAAAGTAACGTTCACGCCAGAGTGGAAGGACGGTAAGCCGAAACGCATGGCAACACAGGAAGAAGCAAATCGTAGCCCGAGCATTATAAAGTACATGCGATTGGAATCCTATGAGGACGCGCTGAACAACATCGACTTCGCCGAGAGATCCGGACAGAATGCCCTACAATTCAACGACTACCTGCTTAAGTACATGCTCCGATGGGAAACGAAACACTGTTCGACCCTCCTGAACGTCGAGAATCTAACCCAGCCTTTCAACTATACGCTCAATTTCCACGTAGACGGTCAGATCCGGCAGCGAATCGCCGACATTCCGGAGACGTTCAACTACCTGATCGGTCTGCGCGTTGATACCCGTCGAGTGTACAACAGCGATGATCGGCGATACTTGGTTTATCGAGGTCAGATTGAGCAGCGGCGAGTTGTCGTTATCTGGAGAGAAACCCAGCATTGGAACAATGCCGATCTGACACGCGATAAGGCGTTTGTAGACGAACTTAGACTGGCAGAGGGTGCGGATGAGGTCTATGTGAACGGTGATTCCCTTATCCGAGAAGCAAATGCACTGGAGCCGGAGTTCAAGCGCAGGATGTTCGCAGGCGCTCAGATGTAA
- a CDS encoding nucleotidyltransferase domain-containing protein, whose protein sequence is MDNAFKQATPIVIKKLVRNVVKCVDPIRIILFGSAARGDMEAHSDLDLLVVMPEGVHRRRTAQKLYREITGLGVPFDIVVATPNDLEKHRQNVGLIYKNALEEGKEIYGR, encoded by the coding sequence ATGGATAATGCCTTTAAACAAGCAACTCCTATAGTAATCAAGAAGTTGGTGCGAAATGTGGTGAAATGTGTAGATCCTATACGGATTATTCTCTTTGGCTCAGCGGCCAGAGGAGACATGGAAGCGCATAGCGACCTGGATCTACTCGTCGTTATGCCCGAGGGCGTTCATCGGCGAAGAACGGCGCAGAAACTCTATAGGGAAATTACCGGGCTAGGTGTGCCATTCGACATTGTCGTTGCAACACCGAATGATCTAGAAAAGCACAGACAGAATGTAGGTTTGATCTACAAAAACGCATTGGAGGAGGGTAAGGAGATATATGGCCGTTGA
- a CDS encoding HEPN domain-containing protein has protein sequence MAVDSSSPGSAKDWLRHARSDLELACIDQPEGVLLETLCFHAQQATEKALKAVFVFLETDFPRTHNIRTLLDLLSNHIGIPQVVDASAGLTDYAVESRYPMNTEPVDEEEYQHAIGLAKLVVHWAETLICENIR, from the coding sequence ATGGCCGTTGACTCTTCCTCTCCAGGCAGTGCCAAAGACTGGCTTCGTCATGCGCGCAGCGACCTGGAACTTGCCTGCATAGACCAGCCGGAAGGCGTCTTGCTGGAAACCCTCTGTTTCCATGCTCAACAAGCCACGGAGAAAGCCCTGAAGGCCGTTTTTGTGTTTCTTGAAACAGATTTCCCTCGAACGCACAATATACGAACATTGCTGGATCTGTTATCGAATCACATCGGCATTCCTCAAGTAGTAGATGCAAGCGCGGGACTTACCGACTATGCCGTTGAATCCCGCTATCCCATGAATACCGAACCCGTCGACGAAGAAGAATACCAGCATGCAATCGGTCTCGCCAAATTGGTGGTGCATTGGGCCGAAACATTGATTTGCGA